DNA from Macadamia integrifolia cultivar HAES 741 chromosome 12, SCU_Mint_v3, whole genome shotgun sequence:
AATAGTCTCAATGCAAGGTAGTTTGATCGATGGTCCCTTGACTAGGACCGACTGAATGCTTTTATCAACTGACTACCCATAAGTTATAACTTGATTATCACGTTTAAGCCCATGTAGCCCGATTCTGACCCATTAAAGGGTCGTTCATGGTTTGTTTAGAGACTGTTTATATCACATTTAGTTAGGCCTTCattgatatcatttttctttttcttctttttactcatttaacaaaaatcattaatgaaaattattattattttgttttaatcaagacataaaaatggtttggtagttacttgacaaaaatgtttttttgtgaaaaaatagtttggtatcaCTATGTGGctatgtgcaaaatggttttttgaagaaatgggtgaagagattcccttcacccatctttcttataactctttttatttcctttggactgaagaagaggggcATGAggtttggatttctaattacaaagtatATGGctattttacccttccataTTAGGACTTTAAAcacgtgctcattaaagttccgcccaaaataagtgaaaatcattttttgccaaaatacataaatgacttttgagctctttttgatttttgtgttttatcatatatttttttttaatagaaacaagTTTCATAAATAATACCAAATGGAGTCAAAACCacttttatgaacaaaaattaaaaagaaaaatgatattaaAGAGGGCTTTGATTAAtccatttaaattttgattatAACCTGATTATCCTAATTacctttccaccaaaaaaatagaTTATCCTAATTACCTTGAGTTTGATAATGTACtaaaaatcaatcaatcaaataaaaatgtgtCCATAGCTTAGACTTAGTAGACCTAATTTTCCCAACAGATAAAACCGTTGTGATCTTAAATTGACGAGGATCATTGGACCCGTATTTTCAGACGGACGAGAAAATTTTATTAACAGATTGGGAGGaatttaatgtatttttttttggtaaaaaacattAATTAATGTACTAAGTTGGGCAATGCTTGGGTTTTACGATTGTCAGAAACAACCCAGCAATGCATGTGACTCTATGGATGCCATCACTTACCCAAAAAGTTTCGGCCCAGAGAAAAAGGATGAAAGCCCAAAAGCAAACGTGTGATTGGCATCTTATACCAAAAGGTAAAAAGTAGTCGTGGTGATGGAATCTACAAAATCGGTCATCTGCAATTCCCCACGTCCGAGTGGGATGCCAGCGTTACACTGATCTACATTCTGATTGGCTGTTCGAACGTATAAGAGGTGGTCCCAGGTGTACGGAAGAACGCCATTGGCTGGTTGCCTCAAAAGTGGGCCTGGAACGCGTCACAAAAATTATCGTACAAATGGATTTTAGGAAATCTCTAGAAGATCCATATTTTTTAAATCCCAAAATGGTATTCTCATTGTAAGAAAGCCATAAAATAATGTCAATGACCAAGATACCCATAAAATTTGAATCATATGACACAAAAGCCAGGACACGTTATTACTTAATTGACCCGACGGTTGTTGTAGTTTCTGGTTCACTCAACACCCAACCCGGTCAGCCCAACTTACAACATAAGCATGGATTAAGAAGGGATCAACATCAGATTGGCAAGAATATCCATACCAACCCGATActgatattattattatggatagaaaaagtgaatttttgaatttttggtcTATTCGGATTGATGGAATAATACATATTGACATCATATTGATTTTGATGGTGATCAATATTCATATTGATATTGTGAATTAAAACTcttaatataaataaatgttATGACTGCATAATGATATAAAGAAGATCaaccatttcaaaaaaaaaaaatctcaaccatggatttaggttacAATATTGTATTTAAATTGATGATACTAATATTTGATCAAGAATATTAATGAATCAactaaaatgtttttttttttttattaaaaatgattcttttattTGGAATTGGCCTGATTCATATCGGTGCCAGAGATCAACTATAATGTCAATATCATATactaaaaccttaaatcagtgaatcCAACCCTATCGTGATGAAAGAGTAGTCCTCTGACAATTGGGGATGAACCGCATTGGCCAACGGTTTAGCCCGCCCTTGGGCAACATAAAACACATGTGAAATGGAGGCTAGTTTGGTAACTTCAGTTACAAGGGGTATATTCGCATTTGTACCGTTCTTCGGACGTGAAAGCGAATTAAACCTAATTTATAACCGAACAGGATCACGAAAAACTTCACTATATTTTATACGCAGCTCTCTACCCATTCCACAGATCTCTGTGTCGAAGGGGGGTGGCTCGGTTTTTGTTTGCTACAATGGCGACTCCGTGGAAAAGCCCTATCCTTTTCAGTCTCTTTGCCCTTTCCATTCTCTCAATTGTTTCTGCGGAAGTGTATTTCGAAGAACGCTTCGGAGGTACAATCGATTCCCGCGATCTCTCATTTCTTCTATGGTCATAATTTGCTCTCATTATAGGCGCATTTTGATCTCTCTGTGGGTACTTAAATTTTCGCAATTCGATCTACGTCTACATTGATCTGGTTGATAGGATCAGTGTTACATGCTTAGCAATTTGATTCGGTATGTTTGCTTTTTATCCGCTGTAGAAGTTCGTCAGTGTGGAGGAAACGCTACGATTTTTGTTTTGGTGATCTATGAGGATTTTGATCTGGTTTATCTTACTTGACATGTAACTATTAACCGACTTTAATTTATATTTCCTTGGATGTTTTTGCTAGATTCTGCATTTATATGCGGGTAAAATGTACTCTCTTTCAAAGAAGAGTCGGTTCAAAATTGGGAGTTTTGAGGAGCTCTGAGATCCGATTAGAAAATTTCGAAGTTACTGTGCAGATTTTGAGTTTACATTTTAATGTCCAACCCAATCCATAGCTGTTATTTGTAGTCTGGTTTCGCGTATAGGCAGTTAATAATTGTGTATGTGTAATCCTATTGTGCGACTGCCCAGaacatattttttggatttattAATGCCAATTATCTGTCTGAATTTGTTGTCTTTGTATTCTGGATTGCTTTTCACCATCTTCAAATGGTACTTCTCATCGGGGTTTATTTGAATTCCGATCCCCTTCGGGATTTTAAATTCAGTTGTAACGATTCTCATCTATTTTATGcaaaggtttttcttttttacatttttatgtGCTTTATGAAGTGTAGGGGAAAGTAGAGACTGTTAAACCATAGATATTGCATTGCCTCTCTGAAAACCATGACATCGGCATAAATAAGTTCCATTGAATTAAAAGTTGATGGTTTTTTTTCATGTTCCTATGTCAGGGTAACATTTTGcagtttcttttttgtttgaacATATAAATGAGCTTGTGCTTTTTATCGTTTTTGAATGATTTACTGTAATTGACTTGGATTGTGTATATCTCTACTTATGTTATGGGTGAATATTAAGATGGATGGGAGAAACAGTGGGTCAAATCCGATTGGAAGAGAGATGAGAACATGGCTGGGGAGTGGAATTACACAGCCGGTAAATGGAATGGAGACCCTAATGATAAAGGTACCCTTCTACTCTTTTGATTTTGTCTTTGAATcttatggaggaaaagaaaaattttcagacATTTTGAATTTTGAGGCGTTTATGGGGTCTCTAGTTCTAACTCTTGAAAATTCCTGGGTACTTGATTGGCTTTGATATCTAATACAGGCATCCAAACGAGTGAAGACTACCGGTTTTATGCAATCTCAGCTGAGTTTCCTGAGTTCAGCAATAAGGATAAGACTTTGGTTTTCCAGTTCTCTGTTAAACATGAGCAAAAGCTTGATTGTGGTGGTGGCTACATGAAGCTGCTCAGTGGTGAAGTCGATCAAAAGAAATTTGGTGGTGAGACCCCCTATAGGTAATGAACCGTGTGTaaactttattattttttttttcccttctatacACACTAAGATTGACTTAACTTGCAATTGTTTATATATGGTGAATGGCAGTATTATGTTTGGACCAGATATCTGTGGCTACAGCACCAAGAAAGTTCATGCTATCCTTACACGTGGTGAAACAAACCACTTGATCAAGAAGGATGTTCCTTGTGAGACTGACCAACTGACTCATGTTTATGCTTTCATACTCCGGCCTGATGCAACATATAGCATCCTTATTGACAACGTAGAGAAACAAACTGGGAGTCTATATAGTGATTGGGATATTCTGcccccaaagaaaatcaaagatcctGACGCTAAGAAAGTAAGTCCCATCGAACGAAAGTTGTcctgtgttcttttcttttcccaaaCAAGTCTTCACTTTTAGTTACAAGCAACATGTCAATGTGCAGCCAGAAGATTGGGATGACAAGGAATATATTCCTGATCCTGAAGATAAGAAGCCTGAGGTATTAATCCTCTTAATTTCATAAGATTTTGTTATTTCTACTGGGATTCTGACTTATTTCCTGTTATATGGTATCAGGGGTAGACTGACTTTTTCTGTTCTTTGTTTGAAGGGGTATGATGACATTCCAAAGGAGATTCCTGATGCTGATGCCAAGAAGGTAGCTGATTCAGTACTTGCTTTTCAGCATTTCATTATGTTTTGAAGAGCCCTATTTCCCTAGAATTGAACTAATTACAGAATTTTATGCTTTAATATCTGTAGCCTGAGGATTGGGATGATGAGGAAGACGGTGAATGGACAGCACCAACCATTCCAAACCCAGAGTACAAGGGTCCATGGAAGCAAAAGGTTTGTGCAATTCCTAAATAAGTAGTACATGGCTTTTGTTTTAATGGGCTACTGTCTCCTTCACTGATGTTCCTTATCTGCAGAAAATCAAGAACCCTAACTACAAAGGGAAATGGAAGGCACCTATGATTGACAACCCAGGTTTTGACTGATTCTCCGTCAGCAGTATGTTTACTTTTGAATGGTTATTTTTTTGCTTGACATTCACACTTCTGGTAAATATGCTGACAGATTTCAAGGATGACCCAGATATTTATGTTTATCCCAAATTGAAATATGTTGGCATTGAATTGTGGCAGGTATAGTTGTATAACTTCTTATAACTGTCTTCATTTTTTAGAATTACGTAAATGCTAATGTGCAATATATGTACATGTCAGGTAAAATCAGGAACAATGTTCAACAATATTTTAGTTTGCGATGATCCGGAATATGCAAAGAAGTTTGCTGAAGAAACATGGGGCAAAACCAAAGATGTATTTTACTTGTTCTTTATCCTTTTCGGGTCTTTGAAGTCTTTCCTCAATTCATGTAGAGATTCATTcacaagaaaagagagaagaaaatcactTTGAGATATTCTTTTTTGTAGGCTGAGAAGGCAGCATTTGATGAGGccgagaaaaagagagaagaggaggtATATTGCATTTCTCTGCATTTGTTTATGGATTTTGCCTGTCCCTGCAGTACTTGTAATTTAGCTGAGCAGGACAATTTCTCCTACTGTTCTGGTACTGCCACTCATACAAAGGTGGTGGTACTAAACAAGGGAAAGAGAACAAGCTTCCTTTTATGTGTGGTAGCTCACAGCTGGATGGCTAAAAACTCCCTATAAAAACATTTCTCTGACCTGTTGTGATTCTTTCCTGGCAGGAAGCGAAGGATGATCCAGTTGACTCTGATGTAAGCTTTATTCATCTCTGAATAATACCCATCATATTCTTatttgtattctattttttattgtacTAACATGTGTTGCAGGATGATCACGAGGATGATGAAAGCGACGATTCTGAAGGTGATAAAGTGGATAGTGATGAAGCCGAAGGCAAGGCtgatgacgatgatgaagaTGTGCATGTATGTCTCCATCTCCCCTCAGTTGTACAAATTTATGagttttttgaaaaattctcCTTTGCTGCTTCTGACTTGTTGCACACTTTTTCTTGTCTGTTCATTTGCAGGATGAACTGTAGAGTGATCTTCTAAGAAATTGTGAAGGCAGTTTATTATAGGGATGACTTCAGTTGGTTTAAGCTCGACAAAAATTTTCctgtttatgttttttcttcttgatgTTAGGAATCCTTTTTAGTGAAGAATATTTACCGGCTTCATGCTTTCATGTGGCTATTATAGTTCGCATTTTACTGGGTTTCATTGATGCTAAGTAGTTCAAAGATACAAATGGCGTGGTGAGCCTCGTCAGTTTTGGTTTCTCTTGTTCGATTTCTTTTCAGAATTGTATTTGCCAACCCTTTTAAAACTCATCTCTGTGCAACCTAGTGATTAAAAGAGGCTGATTGGtggaagagtgagatatacgCATATGTCATTCGGATCATCTCTTCGCTATGGGGTTGAATACCATCATACTAAAATCCTCACTGATCAATACAGTAATTGAGTGCACAAACGTTTTTTGAATTAGATCGTGCTACTTTGAAATCTGATGGTGTTTTTCGTAGCAGTTCAAGGGGTTGGTCTACTTTTCGGCATGTTCCTTTTGCTTTGCTCTTCTTTTTCGGACACATTTGGCATGGTGCTAGAACCTTGTTCAGAGACATTTTTGCTGGATTGACCTAGATTTGGATGCTCAAGTAGAATTTGGAGCATTCCAAAAACTTGGAGATCAAATACAAGGAGACAAGTAGTCGGCATTGCTATTATCTTTGGCcgcatttgttttttttttatctgaggTAGGGTACCAGAAAATCTTGATTGGAATCACTGTTCTTTCTTTGACTCTGGTCCTTTTTTATCTAGGAGACGTATTAATCATATTCGATTGATTGATCTGGGTTATCGACAAGAAGATTTGTCTAAGTCACTTCTCTTTTGTCCAAGtcatttccctttttctttgtgAGTTTCGGAATATCCCCTTCATAGGTTAAGAGATTACATCTATGAATTGAAATGCCCGAATGATCAACTCTGCATCATTGTTAGAATCTATAGTCTTCAAATCGTTCATTTGAATTAATTGAAACCTTTCTTATTGGCTGATTTGATATTTTTCCAAAATCGAAATCTTGATCAATGGAGGAACAATATCACCCTTTTTACTCAATAAGATACTGAAGGGGATGATTGATTCATTCCATATTACAAATAATCGTAGGAAATCCATTGATAACACTAGACTGTTGacaagggaaggaaaagagaacgaagagaATTGAAAGGAAGAATGGCAGATGGGGGATCACTATAATGACGTATTGATTGAGTAGAATTTGAGTTATGAAATTATGAATAAGTATTATAGCAAGTTATTTTGGCTTGAAAATTAAGTTACTGACGGCGGTAACATTTATACTCTAATTGTTTTGTATTAATTACCAATGGGGTTGATAACCTAGTGGtaaaaatgccctcaacccatcaccgctTGGGTTGGCTGGTTGTGAGTTTGAGTCTTAGCATGTCCATTATCTTTCATTGGTCTTGTGAAAGCATCGTTTGCCGTACGAGGACGTGTCCTGGGACAGCTTAAAACTACCCATAAAAGAAAATACTTTAAACTTTTCATTCCAACCAAGGATAGGTCAGCCAACAAAAAACCTTAAAAACAAAGAGTAGTGTGCACAACAAAAAGCTTAAAATCGAAGACAGTATAATGTGCAATACTGCACTCGTATCTTTCGTTTCTTGTAACTCCGATCAGATAATGTTGTCTTCTATGGCACATATCCAATCAATACTACTAtaataagagaagaagataaaagtATCAGAGTAAGATAAGCTTTCAGCCGGTTGCCAAGTGCACTATCCCATTCCCACTAGGGGGTATATAATAAAGTATGAGATTGTCTAAATGACACCTTTATGGGTGTATTTAGACCTTATAACCTTTTTTGATGgtcttttatctatttttataagttttttaatttaaagattaaaaaaaaaaaattcaaaataatttgaagatGATTTATAATTATaccattataaaaaaaaaaatttgttattaTTACATATTTTATGAGTCGTACATATGTGAAATAACAGGAtttatttcttataaaaaaGTAAATATAAAGTTGCAAACTATTTGACGGGAGGGATCATT
Protein-coding regions in this window:
- the LOC122058013 gene encoding calreticulin: MATPWKSPILFSLFALSILSIVSAEVYFEERFGDGWEKQWVKSDWKRDENMAGEWNYTAGKWNGDPNDKGIQTSEDYRFYAISAEFPEFSNKDKTLVFQFSVKHEQKLDCGGGYMKLLSGEVDQKKFGGETPYSIMFGPDICGYSTKKVHAILTRGETNHLIKKDVPCETDQLTHVYAFILRPDATYSILIDNVEKQTGSLYSDWDILPPKKIKDPDAKKPEDWDDKEYIPDPEDKKPEGYDDIPKEIPDADAKKPEDWDDEEDGEWTAPTIPNPEYKGPWKQKKIKNPNYKGKWKAPMIDNPDFKDDPDIYVYPKLKYVGIELWQVKSGTMFNNILVCDDPEYAKKFAEETWGKTKDAEKAAFDEAEKKREEEEAKDDPVDSDDDHEDDESDDSEGDKVDSDEAEGKADDDDEDVHDEL